The Dermacentor silvarum isolate Dsil-2018 chromosome 11, BIME_Dsil_1.4, whole genome shotgun sequence region CGGtttatattaattgtgacaaCGGCTATTCATtgttcgaaaactattcgaaaagtattcgatattccaTTCGCTTCAGGcgctattcgattcggtctcaaaactcactattcgcacacccctaggcccccccccccccctttttttttttgaagaatatcccgcattgaaaaaaaaaaaaaaaagctgcagcgaaCGTACGTCCGAACAAGAGAGAATTGCTTTATTTTTATGGCTATGGTAAAATTTTCATAATTACAAAATCACGCAGGCTTTAATCTATATTTTCCGATTCTAACTTAGCCAGTATAAAATTTTACTCTATTGGACATTTTATTTCgacctacccggttcttggccaatcccccggagtgggtacgtgccagtatATCCCAAGGATATACATCTACAACAAGAGAGGAAGAAGAAGCACCAGAGGAGGCTGCCGTGCATTCTTTTGGAATGATGTACCAGGGCCCAGTTTACGCCAGGGACCGACAGTACCGGGTCCACCGTTGCCACTGGGAGAAGGTGTACGTCTACGACGACACGCTATGGGTGGACCGGCACCTCATACTCAGGCACCACAGGGTGAGTAGGACTTGATTCCGCAaggcttaaaaaagaaaaagaagcataGACCGCACAATGCCACCGGTTGATTATTAGTTGCTTATCCGCACCTATGGGGGTGTGCACATTGGTTTTTGGGCCACTGGACACCGAGTCTGCGCTCCAGTGGCTCGAAATTGCCCGTAACTAATTCAAACGTCGCACTTTCAATATCGCAATGAGCTGCTGAACCTGGTATTTACCCGATATATAGGCTCATGCCAGAACTTGTAAGTCCAGTCCATGTACATCAGGGGCACCTTCGCAGTCTGCGAGCTTAGCTGTCTAATTAGGCCATGTGCATTGtttccgacatttttttttttcattaaaaccTGACTTTTGGGTGTTGAGTGGCATTGCGTTATTGCTTCTCAAGTGGCCACCTCGACTTGCCTGTACACCACGCCGTGCACCTCGTACCCTATCATTGACTATAAGAACACCACTGCTAAGTCAAGGTATATCGATGTGAAGCCTTCCCCAAACGTCACTGGCCGCCTGCCGATCATCGGCCTGCCACTTTTCAGAAGGAAACCTTTTCGTCAAGCTAAGTTCGGCTGTACTTCACTTCGAAATCATAAAATTTCGGTTTGCAGTTCAGTGTGGGCGCTAATGTCCACATGCCAGATTGGCCCGACATCTACACGTAAAGGCTAAGAACTTAGGCCGACGTCGATCCCGATGCCCGCCCATGCTTTCTCGGCAAAATCGACAGACAGCTTTggttcggcaaaaaaaaaaaaaaaaagtgaagcctCTATATGAAAATGAACGCTTCTTATAGTTCTTGCTGCGCAGGTTGCGCTCGTTAAACTTCTGGAACTAGAAAGCTTTGGTGCGTGAAAGATAGTCGGTCTGATTCTCCTCCCTTGGTGTTACTGAGAGGTTGAGGTGAAGCAGGAGGCCAGCAACGCTATATATCTGGCCAATTTGACGCCACGACGTTCTCAAACAAATCCACGCAGATGCGTCGGAGTTTGCTGTTCCTGCTAACGACGGTCATTGTCTTGGTGCCGTTCATGCTGGGCTGCTTGCTCTACCGAATAAGAGGCTTCGAGGACGTGAACCAGCTCTTCGGCTTCGGTAAACCCGTGGAATCCACCAACGCCTACAACGACCGTGCCGGCAGGGAAGTGGCTCCGCACGCTCGGTGGGTGGAGCGCGGACACCGGTGGCAAACTCCGCAACGGGGTCTGCGCCTGTTCTCGGCCCACTACCGCCACGAGCTCGGGTGCGGAAATGCGCATGCGCGCACACTCACCCCATTTCGTgtgcaaaaagtttttttttttctaacgttgCCAACTTTGCGTCTCCTCTGGAACGTTAATCGCTGAGCGTTGCCTCATAGCGTTAAGCTATTTTAGAACCATCTGAAGCCAACAGACGACGCCAAGAAGAGCATCATTGCATAGCGGGAAGTTACTTgttgttttaattgaaatgtagaaataatgagCAAAAGAGAattgaaagtggacgaaaaaaaaaaaaaacatcacctgTGGGAGCCGAATCCCACACCCTCCGATATGCGCGTGCGAAGCTCTGCCAATAGAGCCACGGCAACGGCTGATGTCCCATTCAGATTCTTGGGCATATACCTAAATGTACAAGATCCGACGCACGAAGTGTTAGCCAACGCCGCTCATGGTTATGAGCGGCGTTGGCTACACTAACCGCAAATGGTACGTGGCACATGTACTATATAAAAGCAGTTGGCCAATAAACTCTCGTATATACGCAACCTGAAGCCATCAAAGCTTCCAGAATTGAGACCCTCGCCATACGCAATGAACAAAATGAAGCGCCCCGCTTTCGGTTTTCCTTGCACTCGTTCGTAGATTATTTTAGAGTATCTGGGGACAGAAACTTGCACTCCACATGTTAAGGCCCAAAGCGGCGACCGGATAAACCGTATTTCCGGCGTCTTCCCGCCACATATTGTCAATTCTAAGACGAGGTTTGAACAGCTCAGTTAAATACTAATATGTCAGTTCTATTCGGCGTTGTTATCACGAACACCCGAGACATCCGCAAGGGACACACTTCCGGAGGTATATCCGTGCGGGTAATGAAACGGCTTATGACAAACGGGGTTAGTGACACGTGCCATCAAATTCATTCTTTCCATATTGATGGTGCATCTAAATACGTAAAACTTTTAAACACTGTTACGTTACTATAAATATAAAGTTTCCTTCATTAAACGTTTTCCGTTTCTTTGCGCCGCCAACCTTCCAGCCGTCTCTTACTAGCTGCCCCTGCCAGATTCATTTATATCTCCCCCGTTTTCTCTATAAAACCCAAGGCAACGGCAGGCTGGTACGTGCCGACTGCAAGTCACGCTATGACAAAAACACGAGGGAATTTCTTTCCACGTGGTTGCCCTTTCACGCCTAACGCTGCATAGAGGGTCCTGTCCTTTCTGCAATGTCTCTAAGCAAAATAGAACAAGAAACCTTCTACAGCCATTCGATCTGCGCTACAGCGTTCGCGCGTGTATTCTGCCTAATTCTATGACTGCTTAAGTGAGTAGCTACTTCGATTTTCACTTGACAAGGTCTTAAAAAGCACACAAGCTACTATAGCGCCTTAGGTGTATACTTCTCTGAAAATATACGCTTACAATATACGCGCCCCATTATGCAGTATGGTGTGCTACTGGACAGTGTACTCGAAGCTGGGCGTGCAGTGCACATGACACCCATGGTTTGATACGGGAAAAATCATGAACAGCCACATAAATTGTACGAGACCACTAAAAGAGTGACAAGAAAGTCGACAATATTCTTCCGGGTAACTTCCTGCCTTCATTGCGACTGCCAGCACTTGATAGAAAGTTTAGGACAGGTTTCAGGATGCTCCTATGGTGTTAAAATTTTTCGTTGGCTCGGTACAAGTGcctcattattatttttattgcgatagcaattatatggacacttcaaccggatttctgccgtcggcgtcgccgtcgtcgtcgccgtgaggttccctatagataaaatcttcgccgcgtgccgtgtgcccgagcggaagcgtgcggggacgcgcgctatcacggagagcgaacgcactcaatctcccacgcgcaagcaaggaagcgggaagccagcgccggagggagcggggggggggcacttccactctgccaacaaccgcgctcgtcgctcgctcgcaccgtctcttatctccacacggctctgacctctttgcgccgtgcattcgccgctgtttccgttgaagccatagaccgcacgtaccttcgccgctgcggcgtatccgcttgctgccagagttttgacggtcgttgtctgcagtcattcagtgtgatctattcatgtttgtttgtgcgcgctcacaccacgcttgttcattcagttagtaatagtcgggccccattttccaacgcacgctacacatgcaatgctgcccggatcggcagtgcagcgctacaggtgtgtcccttcgcacgcgctgcccacgggaagcgcttctcatcaacaccaccgtttcacacgcgccttctcgtggtcatcgagtctctcttcatgtcggtctacttacgccgcagcacacctgcttacttaatcagctcatgtttactacaattcatattgctaccaaagccgctcaccttacttcgtatgacattgctgtgttgctatcgcattcattgcttcgcccttagggcgaaactgtgacatttttttacttcCCTTGCATCTCATGCAGGTCCTTGTCGAAGCCCACGATACGAATCATTGCGCTTGCGACTACGGAATTCCTGGACACCTGCCTTGTGCAAGCCCGTGTTGTCTACCGGGACTACCCGAACTCCTTTCCTACCGAACCTGTCGTGTGCAGACGGCTGTCCCACTCATCGGAACAAGCAGAACCCAGCGCCTCTGTGATACACGACGTGGTTCTCGAGTTAGCCACGGGTCAACCTGACGACCGTGTACCGGTCGCCTTGTCGATCCAGACGAGCCAAGACCCCCAATCCGCCGTGTGGATCGCCGTCAACACGTCGTTCGTCGAGCCTTTCCGTGACATGGATTCTGTGGCCATCTGCCTGCGCGTCAACGGCGCGAGCTCCGAACACGTGACCGAGTTGGCCGAGTGGTACCGGTCCCGAGGCGCGCGGCAGGTCACTGTTTACGGCGTCGCCACCAGAACAACGAGCACCGAGTTCAAAGCGCCTTCACTTAGGGGAGAGTTCGTGTCCTGGTACGACCCCGAGATGCTCGTCGGAGTCTCGGACGCGACGGCTAAGTCGCTCATGCTCCGCGACTGTGCGCTGCGCTCTTCGGCGACGTCCAAGTGCGTGGCGTTTCTGGGCGCCGACGAGAGGCTGGTGGTCGAGCCCCTGGGTTCTTGGGCCAAGTGCTGCTTGCGGGACCAGCGCCTACTGCGGAAATGCGGAAACTCCTGGACGGTGTTTGTGGAACGACGCGATGACAACGAGCTCTTATCAGCTGGCGAGGGCTCTTCTTGTGAAGGATCTGCTAGCGAGCCGACCCCGCACCACCGTTCGCCGACGACACTTTATCGGCGCTGTGTCAACGGGacaatgcgggaggctgtactcTTTCGCGTGGACGACGGCTTGCTGGACGGCTCGACGGTCGTGGACAAAAATGCGAACTTTCTCCCGCCGTCCATAGCCGTCTTGCGTCCATTCGTAGCCACCAAACCTAGTAGTGGCCAGAGAAACACTTCCAAAGTCCGAGAGGCTTCTGCGTGGCTTTGATCATGCATCAAGAAAAATTCTCTGtaactgtttttctttcttttatgtgAACGTCCGTTTGCGTCTGTTACTTCAAAGAAAATGAACGAAGTTCATGGTCACTTACGTTCGTTCGTTATTCGAACACTCCAGTGTGTTCTTCTGGTTTGAAAGAAGGCGTTGCCAGGGCCCCCATAGATCTGCTCCACGGTAtcacccgtcgcggtggcttagcggctatggtgttgcgttgctaagcacaaggttgcgggagcaaatcccggccgcggcggccgcatttcgatgggggcgtaatgcaaaaacgcccgtgtcccgtgcattggaggcacggtaagtaccccccccccccccccccccggtggtcACAGCTAAcccgtagccctccactacggcgtgcctcataatcagatagtggttttgagcacgtaaaacctcagaactCGTTTAATTTGCTCCAGGCTAAGACTTAATATAGATAGTTGCCCATACCGTGAACCTGCTGGTTCTCCAAGGCACGTGTGCTTTTATTGGTCCTCAGCCTTTGATCGTcgtagaggggaaaaaaaaaagcgaagctgCAGATTACTACGGCCACGAATTGAAGTGGCTTAACCAGAAATCtcaaaaaggtttttttttttctttttattctttccaTGGGTCTACTTGCTAGCGACGTCATTTTGCAAAcatgaaacaaagaaaggaaTTCAACGCAGTTGGTCACTAACATTTGTTCGTAATTCGTGAAAAGATATTGCACCGATATCCGTATGGTCTCAGGTTTGAAGCAAATTCGTtgccagggcccctttaaaggtcCACGTCCTCCAAACGCAGGGCAGTATAGTAAATCAAACATGCGAATCGGGAGCGTTTTCCGCAGAATTCAGCGAGATAAAGCAGACTCTCACTGCGCTGGCAGACAGCCTCAAACAGGTCACCCCTAGCGTCAGTTTCATCACCGACAGCGTTCGTGCGCCTTGTATTGACGCTTTTCGTGGCGACTCTACGCTACGAAAAGCGTCTTTCGTGACTCTTTTCGACGGACGTTAAGGCCGTCGGCTagtgctgtcgcacgaaaacaactaaagtaaacaagtatctgacggtcgcaactcactacttttgactccacaggttaagaaacaataaaactacccgcgtcgcctaattcagacaaacgtctacgtgcaaaacaacacatgtgagggggcgtattgtaacaggggaactttacgagcacgcctttccacgcactccaagagctgcattgcattgcattgcaagtgatagcggcgtcaatgcccgccgctatcgatggacACTCTCACGGAatttaaacagcacctaagccAACG contains the following coding sequences:
- the LOC119432677 gene encoding uncharacterized protein LOC119432677; the encoded protein is MMYQGPVYARDRQYRVHRCHWEKVYVYDDTLWVDRHLILRHHRMRRSLLFLLTTVIVLVPFMLGCLLYRIRGFEDVNQLFGFGKPVESTNAYNDRAGREVAPHARWVERGHRWQTPQRGLRLFSAHYRHELGSLSKPTIRIIALATTEFLDTCLVQARVVYRDYPNSFPTEPVVCRRLSHSSEQAEPSASVIHDVVLELATGQPDDRVPVALSIQTSQDPQSAVWIAVNTSFVEPFRDMDSVAICLRVNGASSEHVTELAEWYRSRGARQVTVYGVATRTTSTEFKAPSLRGEFVSWYDPEMLVGVSDATAKSLMLRDCALRSSATSKCVAFLGADERLVVEPLGSWAKCCLRDQRLLRKCGNSWTVFVERRDDNELLSAGEGSSCEGSASEPTPHHRSPTTLYRRCVNGTMREAVLFRVDDGLLDGSTVVDKNANFLPPSIAVLRPFVATKPSSGQRNTSKVREASAWL